The following is a genomic window from Moorella sp. Hama-1.
TGGCATCCAGCCGCCAATCAAAATCCCGCTGCGGCCCGGGCGCCTTCTTAACAGCCCGGGAAGTAATGGCTTCCGCCCGGGCATACAGGGTTGCCACAATCCGGTCTTTGTAAGAATCCTCCAGGTCACCGGCCAGGCGCCAGGCCTCACTAAGTACCAGGTCGGTTTTCGCACCAGTCATTATACCGGCACCTCCGAATAGGATGCGAGATGTTGGAGGTGAGAGGTGGGAGACTTGTCGGAACTGGCTCAAGCCAGTTCCTAAATTAAAATCTGCCACGACTCGTTTTCTCCCCTACGCTGGTGGTGGTGTGCCGCCAGAGTTGCGACATGCCACCATGAGCGTCTCCGACTGTTACTTCCTACCCGCCAGGGCCGCCCAAGGAGTATGGGTTATAGAAGCATGGGCTTCAGGTAATGATAGCCTTGAAGCAGGCTCCCTCAGTTCTATATCCAAAAAACGTTCTATAACCGGCAATAAAGTTCTGTCGCCTTCCAGCAGGCGCAGGGCCACCCAGCGGGCTGGGAGCCGGCCCTTTAAAAGGGGCTGCAACTGCCCTGCCAGCCGCCCGACGGCGGCTTCAATATCGTCGTCATAAATAACAGGAGAGGGAGCCGGTCGAAGTGCCCCCGTAGCTACGGCAGCAATAACATCCTTTAACCGGGCCAGCCCCTCACCCTTTCTGGCAGCTGTAGGTACCACCGGGACCCCCAGTTCGTCTGCCAGGAGTGGTACGTCAATGACAATATTTTTGCGCCGGGCTTCGTCCATGAGATTCAAGCAGACTACCACTGCCTCCGTTGTTTCTATTACCTGGAGAATCAGGTTGAGGTTGCGTTCCAGGCAGGTGGCATCGACGACCACCACGGTGACATCGGGCCGGCCAAAACAGATAAAATCCCGGGCCACCTGTTCTTCAACGGAGTTGGCCTGTAAGGAATACGTACCGGGGAGGTCCACCAAGGTAAAGACCTGGCCTTGATGGGTAAATTGGCCCCGGGCTTGCAAAACCGTTTTCCCTGGCCAGTTGCCGGTATGTTGCCTTAAGCCAGTCAAGGCATTAAAAACCGTACTCTTACCGGCATTGGGATTCCCGGCCAGGGCTACCACGTATCCGGTGCCGCCGGCCGGGAGAAAGTCTTCCCGTAAAATAGAAAACCCTGTCGCTTGCTTGGTGAGCCCCATTCTAGCCACCCTCCTGTTTATAATAGCCGTACCAAGACCTGCTGTCCTTCTTCCCGCCGCAGGGCAATGGTTGCCCCGCGGATAAAAAAGGCTGTAGGATCACCACTGGGACTGCGGCGTAAGGCCATCACCCTGGTACCCGGTACCAGCCCGAGGTCCAGGAGGCGGCGCCGGACCAGGCCCCTCGCCTGTAAAAAAATCACTTCGCCGGAACTACCCGGTTTGAGGTTATCCAGGCTGGTAATTGCCGCCATTGGCGCCCCCCTCTTCTTGCCTGGCAACTGCTACCCGGCTTCCCAGCCGGGCTACCCGGAATTGCCAGCAACCCACATTTTTGCTTACCTCACAATCCCTTGCCAGAAAGCAACTTTCTGCTATCAGGCTATGCCGGTTATCCGGCCGTTGTTACCCCTGCTGTGTCCTTTATGCCGGAAGAAAAACATTGGCTTATAAAAAAATGTGACAAGTACCGGGTAAAATTAAAAGGCCCTGAGTTTTACTCAGAGCCTCGCTCATTCCCCGGGCCGGTTCCCGTTTTACTGTACTTGACCTGCGAGATTTCCTTTACTTTTTTAGCCTGATCGCCTGGCCGCCAGGGCCACCAGTTTAGCCCGGGTTTCATTGCTAATTTCAATGGTAGTGCGCATATTTAATTACCTCATATAAGTATTCTAGTATGCCAATACTTATATGTCAATAATATCTTAAAATGACGCCGGTATCTCTGGCAAAAACCAGTTTTACGCCCGCTTTTTTCATATTGTTAAACAACACCCCAACCGGATCGAGCGGGGTTTAACTATAAAAAGCCAGAGCTCTCTCTTATAGCTAACCCCCTCCTTTTCAATACCTGGAAGGCATACCCGTTTCCCGGTATACCCCGTGGACCAGCGGTCCAGGCCAGCCTGCCATGGGTTGCTCCTTTAGGCCCGGATGGCTCGGAGGATGTAAATATATATCATATGTTCTTTATATATTATTCGCTGTAAGAAAGCAAATTCCTGCCGTTAGCCTTAATTTTATAGTACCGCCTAAAACTGATCTCCTCGTGCTGCTGTAGAAGATCGCCTTTGAACCTGTTCAAATAACCCCTGGCTCATATTCTACCAGGGGTTTCATCGTGTTTTACCGGCACACGTTTGAGCACGGCCGACCTCATAATTTTAAGATTGACGCCGTCTCTTAAATGATCTAAAATGGCAATCGAAGAATTGAATTGCAGATCATTGCTTGAAAATTGGGGGAAGGTTTTTTGGTTTACCGGCGGACGAAAAAGGTAGATCAAAAGCTGGAGGCACGCCTGCAGGCCATTATGCAGGCGGCGAGGGAGGAATTTGCCCGCAACGGTTTTTATGGTACTTCGGTTAAAGATATCGCTCGCCGGGCGGGGGTGGGCATCGGCACGATTTACTTATATCTGCGTAATAAAGAAGCCCTCTTTACCGCCCTGGTCAACGAAGCCTATGGGATGGTCCTGGAACGTATTGCCCAGGCCCGCAAAAACGCCGCCGGTGGACGCCAAAAACTCCAGGTCTCGATGGAGGCAGCCCTGGCGGTCTTGCAGGAGAACCGTGACCTGGCCCGGGTAATGCTGGTCCAATCGCCGGCGGGCCACCCGGAGGTGGCAGAACACGTCTACGACCTGTTACGACGTCTAACCAAGCTTGTAGAGGAAGACGTGCTGGAGGGCATTCAGAGGAAGGAGCTACCGCCCCAGGATGCCCAGGTCGCCGCTTTAGCCTTTGTAGGGACCTTTTACCAGGTTGTCATTAGCTGGCTGCAAGAGGGCATTCCTTCTGATCTGACGGCGGCGGGGAAAGAGCTGGTAGCCTATAACTTGCGCGGTCTGGGCTATCACCTGGAAGGAGACATTGGGAATGGTTGAAGAAAAGATACAGGCGGATATTGGCTTTATCGGTGGCTCGGGCACCTTTAGCTTGAATTTTCCCGAAGCATTAAAGGATTCTGGAACAGAGATTCTGGCCCGGGATGTGGTTTTGGCTACTCCCTGGGGCCCCAGTGCACCTTTAACCCTTTTTCGCACCGGAAACCCGCCGCGCCGGGTGCTGGCGGCCAAGATGCACGGACGAATTCCCGGAGTCTCCTGGGGCGAGAGTTCGCAGCGCCTGTTCCACGCCTTTATGCAGGCTAAAGTCCGGAAGATCATTGCTGAGGGCGGTGTGGGAAGCGTAAATCACCTCCTGGATCTCCGGGACATTCTCGTGGTAACCGATTACATTGATTTTTCCCTGCGCCGGGATGTGGGGCTGCAGGAGGGCTACCTGTCGATAATGCGCCAGCCTATCTGCCCTTCCCTGCACTGGACTTTGGTAGAAACGGCGCGAGAAACCCCTCTGGGGCGGGTCTTTGACCGCGGCGTTTACCTGGTGACAGATGGGCGCCACTTTGAAAGCGTAGCCGAAGTAAACATGTTTCGCCAGTGGGGGGCGGATGTCGTAGGCCAGACCCTCTGCCCCGAGGTTTACCTGGCGAGGGAAATGGGGGCCTGTTACGCCGGCATCTACCTGGTAGTAAATTACGGGGAAGGTGTGGTGAAACCCTGGGAACACCGGGAGTTAAAAGAGATCTTTTTTGAGGATGCCCCGGCCTTCGGCCGCATTATCCTGAAGGCCCTGGGACGAGTGAGTTTTAATGAGGATTGTGGTTGCGCTACGCTGCGTAAACCAACCCTTTTGCGCCCGGAGAATATCGGTAAGTCTTAATTATAAGCCACCAGAAGGGAGTTTAACAGGTCTTGTCTGCCATTGAAAAAAATACCAGGACGGAACTCTCCCGGGGAGAATTGGCGGCCGTAGCTGCCAGGGTGTATGCCGGGGAAAGGCTGAGCCGGGAAGACGGTATTCGTCTGTTTGAGAGCCAGGACCTCCTGGGCATCGGCTTCCTCGCTGACCTGGCTCGACGGCGGGCGTGGGGGGATGACGTGTACTTTATTAATAATGCCCACATTAATCATACTAATGTTTGCCAAAATCTCTGTGATTTATGTGCTTTTGGTAAACAGGCAGGTAGTCCGGAGGCTTACACCCTTACCCTGGATGAAGTCGAGGCAAAGGCCCGGGCGGCGGCTGCCGCAGGAGTCACCGAGATGCACATTGTCGGAGGTTTAAATCCGGAACTGCCGTATGATTACTACCTGGACCTGCTCCGTACAGTGCGCGAGGCAGCACCCCAAGCCTGTATCCAGGCCTTTGACGCCGTAGAAATTGACTTTATAGCGACCCAGGCCGGCCGGCCTGTAGCCGACGTCCTCCAGGAGCTCCGGCAGGCGGGCCTGGATTCCCTTCCCGGCGGCGGGGCCGAGATCTTTGCCCCGGAGGTGCGCC
Proteins encoded in this region:
- a CDS encoding FeoB small GTPase domain-containing protein, with the translated sequence MGLTKQATGFSILREDFLPAGGTGYVVALAGNPNAGKSTVFNALTGLRQHTGNWPGKTVLQARGQFTHQGQVFTLVDLPGTYSLQANSVEEQVARDFICFGRPDVTVVVVDATCLERNLNLILQVIETTEAVVVCLNLMDEARRKNIVIDVPLLADELGVPVVPTAARKGEGLARLKDVIAAVATGALRPAPSPVIYDDDIEAAVGRLAGQLQPLLKGRLPARWVALRLLEGDRTLLPVIERFLDIELREPASRLSLPEAHASITHTPWAALAGRK
- the mqnE gene encoding aminofutalosine synthase MqnE, with product MSAIEKNTRTELSRGELAAVAARVYAGERLSREDGIRLFESQDLLGIGFLADLARRRAWGDDVYFINNAHINHTNVCQNLCDLCAFGKQAGSPEAYTLTLDEVEAKARAAAAAGVTEMHIVGGLNPELPYDYYLDLLRTVREAAPQACIQAFDAVEIDFIATQAGRPVADVLQELRQAGLDSLPGGGAEIFAPEVRRRLCAKKIDGQRWLLVHETAHRLGIPTNATMLYGHLETAADRVDHLLALRELQDRTGGFLAFIPLAFHPANTAFSNLPGTTGVEDLKMLAISRLLLDNFRHIKAFWIMLGPKLAQVALHFGVNDLDGTVREEHIFHDAGAATPQYQPAASFLRSIRAAGRIPVERDTLYREVRRYA
- a CDS encoding TetR/AcrR family transcriptional regulator — encoded protein: MVYRRTKKVDQKLEARLQAIMQAAREEFARNGFYGTSVKDIARRAGVGIGTIYLYLRNKEALFTALVNEAYGMVLERIAQARKNAAGGRQKLQVSMEAALAVLQENRDLARVMLVQSPAGHPEVAEHVYDLLRRLTKLVEEDVLEGIQRKELPPQDAQVAALAFVGTFYQVVISWLQEGIPSDLTAAGKELVAYNLRGLGYHLEGDIGNG
- a CDS encoding FeoA family protein, with amino-acid sequence MAAITSLDNLKPGSSGEVIFLQARGLVRRRLLDLGLVPGTRVMALRRSPSGDPTAFFIRGATIALRREEGQQVLVRLL
- a CDS encoding MTAP family purine nucleoside phosphorylase, translated to MVEEKIQADIGFIGGSGTFSLNFPEALKDSGTEILARDVVLATPWGPSAPLTLFRTGNPPRRVLAAKMHGRIPGVSWGESSQRLFHAFMQAKVRKIIAEGGVGSVNHLLDLRDILVVTDYIDFSLRRDVGLQEGYLSIMRQPICPSLHWTLVETARETPLGRVFDRGVYLVTDGRHFESVAEVNMFRQWGADVVGQTLCPEVYLAREMGACYAGIYLVVNYGEGVVKPWEHRELKEIFFEDAPAFGRIILKALGRVSFNEDCGCATLRKPTLLRPENIGKS